In Mytilus edulis chromosome 13, xbMytEdul2.2, whole genome shotgun sequence, a single window of DNA contains:
- the LOC139500371 gene encoding uncharacterized protein encodes MESHDQRVDNFQLKRAVLGLLNETLYHCSVIRDFNLPSDYLMDDTKLPVKKKKGRTSSSTRSKRDKDKERKRNQRAFQKQLKDDPEKISATRFQTLYRTRSTYRENKLAYSRDKYSSNLSYKAAKKLALKKKYKSNTQFKESRKDFIKNKYKSNSQFKQAQKDYIKNKYKSNKRFQQEHKDRINKKYHSSIPFQEARKDYIKNRYHSNISFQQSQRNYIKTKYKTDLSFQQSQRNYIKTKYKTDLSFQQSQRNYIKTKYKTDLSFQQAQKEYSRNKYRLNYQFKLAVKKARAERYATDIDFRNKITDRYASDFDFKHKVKALNLLRYRQNVLVREKCKKRQLELYRRELQYREKKIALVQARRSNTGNDIAEWFRQQLTPIPEELKSLNILEKQLISQRIPFMKLVQLPKGNQRGIIGPCVSIPTDIQKTVNILPRSDDETQLVRCKLKRKQSYVGYSQYAFISTKKICKALEYLKECNPFYKDTSVNQTWQDGFSPDFEELTTPDEDNESNPEIFKRPDINMQQSEEDTQADEDENVKDRGFPSDTCLQPVDIGQEILDQHFDDIFCVAPGEGSTPVSMMQEEGNEAMSFPAQFPKGSFGSYDSKRQVHLTRLRYFHTRLLSGDKRFSSDSAYIFYAQYLSELEQVISKVSIALRKSTVKDMTGNAITANSLTDRNQLKSLLSTDQGYKFLTPIRGTPPYWQSALEDLLATVRQLGIPTWFATFSAADMRWTEVLQLLVEQQKSEQKLEDLDWTGKSEVLRNNPVMNAVMFDHRFHTFLKDIIIKRKIIGNVKDHFHRIEFQQRGSPHAHCLFWIDDAPVIDTDDDKTVCDFVDKYVSCQIPDKTVDPELHSIVTSVQQHSKNHSKSCKKKGTTCRFNFPRPPSKKTFISRRQSLTDPSIKKSPQQMKDYAQSILHKLWTVLHDEHLENITTQNLFDAAGITQKEFEDASNILTKRNSVTLVRTPSDLWINQYNPDLLRCWNANMDIQFITDVYACVVYIISYISKAEREMGVVLQNASKEATEGNCDAQQAMKKIGGAYFREREVSAQEAVYRVCGLHLKECSRKVQFVPVGDNPIKMSLPLHVIQKKANQLDDNNIWMPSLYDRYKARPAKMVFENVCYASFCSEYYVLSPSQIPKNPEKSQVYELQNGFGSIKKRARTDSAVIKYPRFSSEKSPELYFQSNLQLFLPHRTEDQLKPLQFHTYKEMYSNGAVLIPPETELQNVKSIVDANRQLFEKNAEALEEAEEMLLADEPQEDAWALIAPEAEAERLEGQQDRKQIDEEDRVEIPELDIQTKKSQQGNDIEIRQTVCPAPQIKTFMQQLNREQKDVFYRIRQWCIDKVNGKNPEPFRIFINGGAGTGKSHLIKCLFYEMTKILSPYSANPDDIVVLLTAPTATAAFNIGGTTLHQAFSLPQSLPFPYIYLRDDSVNKLRSKLQNLSILIIDEISMVGQRSLLYINERLRQIKQSGNAPFGNICVIAVGDFFQLPPVKQKCIYDIRPESSFPLWSSNFSLVELKQVMRQKDDLVFAHLLNRLRVKRKDQHISLRDEALLKSCENHTITPETLHIFGTNKEVDLHNNQLIQSVCKITQTICAQDYDKHPQTGRLAQKDHPYDTSHDYLPAHLIVGPKARVMLIRNVDVACGLVNGAIGTITEVLPPKRGLSMPQGVMVLFDNDRICQDKTSLRPKHQPIMISKFEENLPKKAVRFQFPLRLAWGCTIHKVQGLTTDAAVVSLKNIFAPGMSYVALSRVTSMAGLTIKDFDEKNIYCNEQICKALKQMPLYLTVRDKPIQQNNMVIILHNIQGLIPHINDIRSNSDILSANFLCLTETWLEKKTQLCLKGFNFLHKDRFSSYPSQKKVFKQLKRKTHGGVGIYIGNDQQCSPITPESVNMECIVIFIKEINTNLVLIYRTETYTSPVFLEELHELLFSLPQENENTSTIVLGDFNQDILKKNSSIEQFMSKQGFAQIVTNPTTDGNTLIDHVYLHGNLQISVEVIQTYYSYHNMVSLNIKLPI; translated from the exons ATGGAATCACATGATCAACGCGTAGATAATTTCCAGTTGAAACGAGCTGTTTTAGGTCTTTTGAACGAAACACTATACCATTGCTCTGTTATTCGTGATTTCAATCTTCCGTCAGATTATCTGATGGATGACACCAAATTACCTGTGAAAAAGAAAAAGGGTAGGACTAGTTCTAGTACTAGATCCAAAAGAGATAAAGACAAAGAGCGCAAAAGAAACCAGAGAGCatttcaaaaacaattgaaaGATGATCCCGAGAAAATCTCAGCTACCCGATTTCAAACTCTATATAGAACCCGTTCCACGTATAGAGAAAACAAATTGGCATATAGCAGAGACAAATACAGCAGTAATTTATCGTATAAAGCAGCTAAGAAGCTTGCTTTAAAGAAAAAGTATAAATCCAATACCCAATTTAAAGAGTCACGAAAAGATTTTATTAAGAATAAATACAAATCGAACAGTCAGTTTAAACAAGCACAGAAGGATTATATTAAGAACAAGTACAAGTCAAACAAGCGATTTCAACAAGAACATAAAGATAGAATTAATAAGAAATACCATTCAAGCATTCCATTTCAAGAAGCACGTAAAGATTACATTAAGAACAGATACCACTCCAACATTTCATTTCAACAATCGCAGAGGaattacattaaaacaaaatacaagacCGATTTATCATTTCAACAATCACAGAGGaattacattaaaacaaaatacaagacCGATTTATCATTTCAACAATCACAGAGGaattacattaaaacaaaatacaagacCGATTTATCATTTCAACAAGCACAGAAGGAGTACAGTAGGAACAAATACAGATTGAACTATCAATTCAAATTAGCCGTTAAAAAAGCCAGGGCTGAAAGGTATGCTACTGACATTGactttagaaataaaattacTGACAGGTATGCTAGTGACTTTGACTTTAAACATAAAGTTAAGGCACTAAACCTTCTCAGATATAGACAGAATGTCTTAGTCAGGGAGAAGTGCAAGAAGAGGCAGCTTGAACTATACAGACGGGAGTTACAATATAGAGAAAAGAAAATTGCTCTAGTACAAGCGAGACGTTCAAACACTGGAAATGATATTGCTGAATGGTTTAGACAACAA CTTACGCCTATTCCAGAAGAATTAAAATCTCTGAATATATTGGAGAAACAGCTTATTTCTCAACGAATACCGTTCATGAAACTTGTGCAACTGCCAAAAGGGAACCAGAGAGGCATTATTGGCCCATGTGTTTCAATACCAACAGACATTCAAAAGACGGTAAATATACTTCCACGTTCTGATGACGAAACACAGCTTGTCCGGTGTAAACTTAAACGAAAACAATCATATGTGGGTTATAGTCAGTATGCATTTATCAGTACCAAAAAGATATGCAAAGCTCTGGAATATTTGAAAGAATGCAACCCATTTTACAAGGACACATCGGTTAATCAGACATGGCAGGATGGATTTTCTCCAGATTTTGAAGAGTTGACAACGCCCGATGAGGATAATGAAAGTAATCCTGAAATTTTTAAAAGACCAGACATCAACATGCAACAAAGCGAAGAAGACACACAAGCTGATGAAGATGAAAATGTTAAAGACAGAGGCTTTCCATCAGACACGTGTCTACAGCCTGTAGACATAGGCCAGGAGATATTGGACCAACACTTCGATGACATTTTTTGTGTTGCCCCAGGAGAAGGTAGTACGCCAGTTAGCATGATGCAAGAAGAAGGCAATGAGGCGATGTCTTTCCCAGCACAATTTCCAAAAGGATCTTTCGGATCATATGATAGCAAAAGACAGGTTCACCTCACAAGATTAAGGTACTTTCATACTCGACTCCTTAGTGGAGACAAAAGATTTTCCAGTGATTCGGCATACATTTTTTATGCACAATACCTTTCGGAACTGGAACAAGTAATCTCCAAAGTGTCCATAGCGCTTCGGAAGAGTACTGTGAAAGATATGACCGGTAATGCCATAACAGCAAACAGTTTAACCGATAGAAATCAGCTTAAGAGTCTGTTGAGTACAGATCAAGGGTACAAGTTTTTAACTCCAATTCGAGGAACCCCACCATACTGGCAGAGTGCATTAGAGGATCTATTGGCTACTGTTCGTCAACTTGGGATTCCTACGTGGTTTGCAACATTTTCAGCTGCCGATATGAGATGGACAGAAGTTCTACAATTACTTGTAGAGCAACAGAAAAGTGAGCAGAAGTTGGAAGATCTTGACTGGACTGGTAAATCAGAAGTATTGAGGAACAATCCCGTAATGAATGCCGTCATGTTTGACCACAGGTTTCATACCTTCCTGAAAGATATCATAATTAAACGTAAAATAATTGGAAATGTGAAAGACCATTTCCATAGGATTGAATTCCAACAACGCGGCTCTCCTCATGCTCACTGTCTCTTCTGGATTGATGATGCACCAGTGATTGATACGGATGATGACAAGACAGTGTGtgattttgtagataaatatgtCAGTTGTCAAATACCAGATAAAACAGTTGACCCAGAGCTCCATTCAATAGTAACCAGTGTTCAGCAGCACAGTAAAAACCACTCAAAGTCTTGTAAAAAAAAGGGAACCACCTGTAGGTTTAATTTTCCTCGCCCTCCttcaaaaaaaacttttatctcCAGACGTCAAAGTCTAACAGATCCATCCATAAAAAAGTCTCCGCAACAGATGAAGGATTATGCCCAATCTATTTTACACAAACTTTGGACTGTTTTACATGACGAGCATTTGGAAAATATAACAACTCAAAATTTGTTTGATGCTGCTGGAATCACGCAAAAAGAGTTTGAGGATGCATCAAATATTCTAACCAAGAGGAACAGTGTCACTTTGGTACGTACCCCATCTGACTTATGGATAAACCAGTACAATCCTGATCTCCTACGTTGTTGGAACGCTAACATGGATATACAGTTCATCACAGATGTTTATGCATGTGTGGTATATATTATTTCGTATATTTCCAAAGCAGAGAGAGAGATGGGAGTAGTTTTACAAAATGCGAGCAAAGAGGCAACTGAAGGCAACTGTGATGCACAGCAGGCAATGAAAAAGATCGGGGGAGCGTACTTTAGAGAACGTGAAGTCAGTGCACAGGAAGCTGTTTATAGAGTGTGTGGTCTTCATCTAAAAGAATGTTCGAGGAAGGTACAGTTTGTTCCTGTTGGTGACAATCCAATAAAAATGAGTCTTCCATTACATGTTATTCAAAAGAAAGCTAACCAACTTGATGACAATAATATTTGGATGCCGTCTCTATATGACAGATATAAAGCAAGACCAGCTAAAATGGTGTTTGAAAATGTCTGTTATGCATCATTTTGTTCTGAATACTATGTTTTATCTCCATCCCAAATACCTAAAAATCCTGAAAAATCGCAGGTTTATGAGTTGCAAAATGGTTTTGGTTCCATCAAAAAACGGGCCAGGACTGATTCGGCAGTTATAAAGTATCCAAGATTTTCATCTGAAAAAAGCCCTGAATTATATTTTCAGTCTAATCTTCAGCTGTTTCTACCTCACAGAACAGAAGATCAATTAAAACCACTGCAGTTTCACACATATAAAGAAATGTATTCAAATGGAGCGGTATTAATACCACCAGAAACAGAACTGCAAAATGTTAAATCCATTGTTGATGCGAACAGACAGCTGTTTGAAAAAAACGCTGAGGCATTGGAGGAAGCAGAAGAGATGTTACTAGCTGATGAACCACAAGAAGATGCATGGGCTCTGATTGCTCCTGAGGCAGAGGCAGAACGATTAGAAGGACAACAGGACAGAAAACAGATAGATGAAGAAGACCGTGTTGAAATTCCTGAATTAgacattcaaactaaaaaaagtCAACAAGGCAATGATATTGAAATAAGGCAAACGGTTTGTCCTGCtccacaaatcaaaactttcatGCAGCAACTTAATAGAGAACAAAAAGACGTGTTTTACAGAATAAGGCAATGGTGTATAGACAAAGTGAATGGCAAAAACCCTGAACCATTCAGAATCTTTATCAATGGAGGTGCGGGAACAGGAAAGAGTCACTTAATTAAGTGCTTGTTTTATGAAATGACTAAAATATTATCCCCTTATTCCGCTAATCCTGACGATATTGTTGTCCTTTTAACTGCTCCGACAGCAACTGCTGCATTTAATATTGGAGGTACTACACTCCATCAAGCTTTTTCACTGCCACAATCACTACCATTTCCGTATATCTACCTGCGAGATGATTCAGTGAACAAACTTCGTTCAAAGCTGCAAAATCTCAGCATTTTGATAATTGATGAAATCTCTATGGTTGGTCAGCGATCACTCTTGTATATAAATGAAAGATTGAGACAAATCAAACAGAGCGGAAATGCACCTTTTGGCAATATATGTGTAATTGCAGTGGGAGATTTTTTCCAGTTGCCACCGGTTAAACAGAAATGCATTTATGATATAAGACCGGAAAGCTCCTTTCCACTTTGGAGTTCTAACTTTTCCTTAGTAGAGCTTAAACAGGTAATGCGTCAGAAAGACGATTTGGTTTTTGCCCATTTATTGAACCGCTTGCGAGTGAAAAGAAAAGATCAGCATATATCGCTACGAGACGAAGCCCTCTTAAAATCGTGTGAAAATCATACTATTACCCCTGAAACGCTTCACATTTTTGGAACTAATAAAGAGGTTGATTTACACAACAACCAACTTATCCAATCAGTGTGTAAAATCACTCAAACTATATGTGCACAAGATTACGATAAACATCCTCAAACAGGAAGATTAGCACAGAAAGATCATCCATATGATACATCACATGATTATCTACCAGCACATTTAATTGTAGGACCGAAAGCAAGGGTAATGCTCATCAGAAATGTGGACGTGGCATGCGGTTTAGTAAATGGAGCAATTGGAACTATAACTGAAGTTTTACCACCAAAACGGGGATTGTCTATGCCCCAAGGAGTGATGGTACTTTTCGACAATGACAGAATTTGCCAAGATAAAACATCACTCAGACCTAAACATCAGCCTATCATGATAAGCAAGTTTGAGGAAAATCTGcccaaaaaagctgtcagatttCAGTTTCCTCTCCGATTGGCATGGGGATGCACCATTCATAAAGTACAGGGTTTAACCACTGATGCAGCTGTTGTGTCTCTCAAGAACATATTTGCTCCAGGTATGTCTTATGTTGCTCTGAGCCGTGTCACATCAATGGCAGGACTAACCATTAaagattttgatgaaaaaaacatCTACTGTAATGAGCAGATCTGTAAGGCTCTCAAACAAATGCCTCTATATTTGACAGTAAGAGACAAACCCATACAGCAAAATAATATGGTTATAATCCTTCACAACATACAAGGTTTAATCCCTCATATTAATGATATCAGATCAAATTCAGACATTTTATCTGCAAACTTTCTTTGTTTGACAGAAACATGGCTGGAAAAGAAAACCCAACTATGTTTGAAAGGTTTTAACTTTTTGCACAAGGACAGGTTTTCATCATATCCATCACAGAAAAaagtattcaaacaattaaaaCGCAAAACACACGGTGGTGTCGGAATTTACATTGGAAACGATCAACAGTGTTCTCCGATTACACCTGAATCCGTGAACATGGAGTGTATAGTGATATTCATCAAGGAGATTAATACCAATTTAGTCCTTATTTATAGAACGGAAACCTACACTTCACCTGTGTTTCTAGAGGAATTACACGAATTGCTTTTTTCTCTACCACAGGAAAATGAAAATACTTCAACAATAGTTTTAGGGGATTTTAATCAGGATATTCTGAAGAAAAATTCCTCTATAGAACAGTTCATGTCAAAACAAGGATTTGCACAAATAGTTACCAATCCAACAACAGATGGAAACACACTTATTGACCATGTCTACCTCCATGGTAATTTACAGATTTCTGTAGAAGTAATTCAGACTTACTATAGTTACCATAACATGGTGTCATTGAATATTAAATTGCCCATATAA